The nucleotide sequence CGAATAATTTCTTTGCTAAACAGTAATTAATAGCCTTTCATCCCCACGGTTATGAACAGTAAAAAAACCTATAAAGAATCCCTATTGACACTGCCGCCAAAATATTAGCATTAGTAAAACAGAAAGATGGAAGAACTCTTCAATCTACTGAACAACGCCTCATCCCAGTTTGAGGCGGTTTTGCCGGAAATAGCAGACCTGAAAAAGGTAGCCGCAAATCACGATGAGGGACGGGATACCCGAATCGAGGCTTTCGAGGATATTATCGCCTCCGAGGTTGGGGACACCCCCCTGGTCCGGGCCCGCAACCTTGAACGGGAGGTGGGGCTGCGGCAGATTTTCCTTAAATTCGAGGGAGGTAACCCTTCGGGCACCCAGAAAGACAGGATAGCCTTCGCCCAGGTACTGGACGCCCTGCGTCGGGGCTATGACACAATAGTTATTGCCACCTGCGGCAACTACGGCGCCGCTATGGCCTTTGCCTGTTCCCTGGCAGGAATACGCTGCCGCGTCTATATCCCGGAAAAGTACCATACCAACCGTATAGAAGAGATGCGCAAATTCGATCCGGAAATAGTCAGGGTCCCCGGAGATTACGAGAACGCCGTGGAGGTCTCCTCGGCGGACGCCCGGCGTCTGGAGTTTTACGACGCCAACCCCGGAGGAGACAATACGGACCTGCAGATCCGTGCCTATGGATCAATCGCCGAGGAAATATACGATGAACTCCGAGACGCTCCGGCAGTTCTGGCAGTCCCTGTCTCCAACGGAACAACCCTGGCGGGAATTTACCGGGGATTCATGAACCTCTACCGGCGGGGCAAAACATCCCGGGTCCCGCGGATTTTCGCGGGGTCCTCCCACGGTAAGAACCCCATTATCCGGGCAGTAATTAAAAACCTTCCCAACTGCGAAGACCTTAAACCCGGGCAGATCAAGGAATCGGTAACCAACGAACCGCTGATCAACTGGCACTCCATCGATGGCGAGCAGGCCCTCATCTCTATCCGCAATTCCGGCGGCGGAGCCGGTTTTGCCTCGGACAAGTCCATGCGGGATTATTCCAGGCTCATCCGTCAAACCGAAGGCTTTCACGTGCTGCCGGCTTCTACTGCCGGTCTTGCTGCCATGATCGAATCCCACAAAAAGGTTCCCCTGGGGAACGACCGCTATGTTGTAGTCCTTACAGGGAGAAACACTTGAACATACAAAGAGTAAACGCCATTGTCTTCTGCGAAGGAGCCTTTGCCAGCACCTACGGAAAAACCGCCCACGGTCTGGTCCGCTTTACCAGGCGATACAATGTGGCCACGGTAATCGATTCGACTCTTACCAGCAGGGCGGGGACCGTCCAGGATGCCGGAGAGTTCCTGGACAGGAAACCTGCAGGTATTCCCATTGTGGCAGGAGTCGGGGAAGCCCTTAAAACAGCAGTAGAGTCAGGCCGACCGGCCACCCATTTTGTGGTGGGGATTGCCGTGGAAGGCAGGCAGCTGCCGGAAAGCCTCGTGGCCGCGGCAACCGAAGCCCTGGAAGCAGGGCTTCACATCCATTCCGGGCTCCATGTGTTTCTTTCTGAGTACCCTCCTCTGGCCAGGATTGCAGGAAATAGAGGATTAACGATAC is from Marispirochaeta sp. and encodes:
- a CDS encoding pyridoxal-phosphate dependent enzyme → MEELFNLLNNASSQFEAVLPEIADLKKVAANHDEGRDTRIEAFEDIIASEVGDTPLVRARNLEREVGLRQIFLKFEGGNPSGTQKDRIAFAQVLDALRRGYDTIVIATCGNYGAAMAFACSLAGIRCRVYIPEKYHTNRIEEMRKFDPEIVRVPGDYENAVEVSSADARRLEFYDANPGGDNTDLQIRAYGSIAEEIYDELRDAPAVLAVPVSNGTTLAGIYRGFMNLYRRGKTSRVPRIFAGSSHGKNPIIRAVIKNLPNCEDLKPGQIKESVTNEPLINWHSIDGEQALISIRNSGGGAGFASDKSMRDYSRLIRQTEGFHVLPASTAGLAAMIESHKKVPLGNDRYVVVLTGRNT